One stretch of Thermococcus sp. M36 DNA includes these proteins:
- a CDS encoding TBP-interacting protein, giving the protein MAYGELSPRVKKVYSQVRYLDDYHWEIEGERIIGTHKKSNVRVVIDVADNREHAEKMAEGSPSGGIRIIAIPDKSVFFVHNGVFILTYRYLKATLADINDHIVWSGFKVVEEGDKLVQEDFYEYLGGAFINHIKNNMLAGQDYVFWQFYRCEECGRYVDVESLERHLKGHGIKHHEKSEERYEVFEINFRDGKVYDKYGKEVPKEKFSEEARDFLSDILAGISGPAE; this is encoded by the coding sequence ATGGCCTATGGTGAACTGAGCCCACGGGTTAAGAAGGTGTACTCTCAAGTAAGATACCTTGATGATTATCACTGGGAGATAGAAGGCGAGAGAATAATCGGAACTCACAAGAAGAGCAACGTCAGGGTTGTTATAGACGTGGCGGACAACCGTGAACACGCCGAAAAGATGGCCGAGGGGAGCCCCTCAGGGGGAATCCGAATAATAGCCATCCCCGACAAGAGCGTCTTCTTTGTCCACAACGGCGTCTTCATACTCACATACCGCTACCTCAAGGCTACCCTCGCGGACATAAACGACCACATCGTCTGGAGCGGCTTTAAAGTGGTGGAAGAAGGCGACAAACTCGTTCAAGAAGACTTCTACGAGTACCTGGGAGGGGCGTTCATAAACCACATAAAGAACAACATGCTCGCCGGCCAGGACTATGTCTTCTGGCAGTTCTACAGGTGCGAGGAGTGCGGCAGATATGTCGACGTCGAGAGCCTTGAGAGGCATCTTAAAGGACACGGCATCAAGCACCATGAAAAGAGCGAGGAACGCTATGAGGTCTTCGAAATAAACTTCAGGGACGGAAAGGTCTACGACAAATACGGGAAGGAGGTGCCGAAGGAAAAGTTCAGTGAGGAGGCCAGAGACTTCCTGAGTGATATCCTGGCGGGAATCTCCGGCCCGGCCGAGTAA